The Daucus carota subsp. sativus chromosome 9, DH1 v3.0, whole genome shotgun sequence genome window below encodes:
- the LOC108202409 gene encoding mediator of RNA polymerase II transcription subunit 23 isoform X2 yields MNKLQKCVSANVVLPPCNEQFLVDFQQLLYQFSDQEQLRLMVESVLISLVIQCSNHAPRAEFLVYAIQRLCSIGYINFDTFLMSLLSSVTAAKSSICQGISNLHQLSCKIILNGLKFDLKPATHAEIFYHMLNWLEKWDQGQQERNESNSMRSWNPDRSAIVCLHSCLDVIWLLVEDDKGRVPFYELLRNCLPSIERLPDDMESFTIILEIHKRRDMLAMHMQMLDQHLHCPSFGTTRCIPQAMTNIATHQAKTTRYSPITYPSVFGEPLHGEELADIIGKGTLDWDRAMRCIRHAMRNTPSPDWWRRVLVLAPCYQKQPHAPAFGAVFTSEMICEAGLDRVAELLKLTNSVPDVDSWHEWLRFAELFHFLIRCGALDVYDFVDKLMARHADHQLVIKTNHVTWLLTQIQHENVLHASSTNPKKAETAASKMLSLHKEGTSSDHSSPESILLEYISSCQTLQLLSQYTALRGVINAEHIHKAEQQKIEWLRQASEGESMIDYLNMDDRSTGMFWALSYVSEPHACDTVISWLKLGGTELLSASHLQSSDRITMMREVVPVPVSLLSGLSLHMRVILASQLEETMFSGKVVASIALVETYARLFLIAPHSLFRTHFSHLTIRYPSMLREPGPSLLLLELLNYRFLSLYRYVGKNKTLMYDTTKIIACLKRKRGDHRTFRLAENLCINLLLSLKEFFAAKKDQEGPTDITETLNRITIMSLAIAIKTRGVTDADHLLHLPPMIEQILATSQHTWSEKTLRHFPSLLRNNLIGRTDKRGIAIQAWKQAEKTVINQCTQLLPPDADPSYVETYISHSFPQHRQYLCAGAWILMHDHPEDINSANLALVLREISPEEVTANIYNLVDVIFHHLQMELQRQQPLQELLKKTCANLAYLIFTHELVPLDILLLALIDRDDDPHALSIVVSLLESPVLQEKIKVYIDNCGGPEHWLFSGTFKRGELQKALGNHSSWKERFPPFFDDIAARLLPVIPLIIYRLIENEAMDAADRVLQLYSTFVQYYPLHFTFVRDILSYFYDYLPRKLILRILNVLNFKKIPFSKCLLLHVNASNAVTSPPLEYFTVLLLGIVNNVIPPLNNLIYGPGGDVRVPDNNIPMSSQAGPSFAFKGRKAFYQIPDPGTYAQLILETAVIEILSLPGPASYIISTLVQIVVYKPPTLIQTSNCLHGISPSNLLSQSGYTSQQLPCMLIQACGLLLAQLPQEFHAQLYTKAAQVIKDSWWFVDGAASTGFDVSYALQDPTQASNDNTCTPVGNVVSLLHSFFSNLPQEWLEGTNLIIEHLRPVKSIAVLRIVFRIMSPLLPRVANSRSLFTKMLLMLLNVLVDVFGKDSQPSSPVEAADIIDIIDFLHHIILYEGQGGPVEATSKPRAETLAMFEKMLEKLRPDVQHLLSHLKTDVNSSIYAATHPELVQNAM; encoded by the exons AT GAACAAATTGCAGAAATGTGTTAGCGCTAACGTGGTGCTTCCCCCTTGCAATGAGCAATTTCTTGTAGATTTTCAGCAGCTCCTGTACCAGTTTTCT GATCAGGAGCAGCTGCGGTTGATGGTAGAATCTGTTCTTATTTCTCTGGTCATTCAGTGCAGTAATCATGCTCCCCGTGCTGAATTTCTTGTATATGCTATACAAAGATTGTGCAGCATAGGTTACATTAATTTCGATACTTTTCTTATGTCACTTCTTTCTTCGGTTACCGCTGCCAAATCGTCAATTTGTCAGGGCATAAGTAATTTGCACCAATTAAgttgcaaaataatattaaatggcCTTAAATTTGACTTGAAGCCTGCCACTCATGCTGAGATTTTTTATCATATGCTGAATTGGTTGGAAAAGTGGGACCAAGGACAGCAGGAACGTAATGAGTCGAATAGTATGAGGTCCTGGAATCCTGATAGGTCCGCGATTGTATGTCTTCACAGTTGTTTAGATGTTATATGGCTATTAGTTGAAGATGACAAGGGTCGTGTGCCATTTTATGAGCTACTGCGTAATTGCTTACCATCTATAGAACGCTTACCTGATGATATGGAATCCTTCACAATCATTTTGGAGATTCATAAGAGGCGAGATATGCTGGCTATGCACATGCAAATGCTAGACCAACACCTCCACTGTCCTAGCTTTGGGACTACCCGGTGTATCCCCCAGGCCATGACAAATATAGCAACTCATCAAGCGAAAACCACAAGATATTCACCAATCACATATCCAAGTGTGTTTGGGGAGCCATTACATGGGGAG GAACTTGCTGATATTATTGGGAAGGGGACTCTAGACTGGGATAGAGCAATGCGTTGTATTAGGCATGCTATGCGTAATACTCCGTCACCTGATTGGTGGAGACGTGTGCTTGTTCTCGCTCCTTGTTATCAGAAGCAACCTCATGCTCCTGCTTTCGGTGCTGTCTTTACTAGTGAAATGATTTGCGAGGCAGGGTTAGATAGAGTTGCTGAACTTCTGAAGTTGACAAATTCAGTTCCAG ATGTAGATTCATGGCACGAGTGGCTTCGGTTTGCAGAGTTATTCCATTTTCTCATAAGGTGTGGGGCCCTAGATGTTTATGATTTTGTGGACAAGTTAATGGCACGCCATGCAGACCACCAGCTTGTTATTAAAACAAATCATGTCACATGGTTGCTGACCCAAATTCAGCATGAGAATGTCCTGCATGCTTCAAGTACAAACCCTAAAAAG gCAGAGACTGCAGCCTCGAAAATGCTGTCCTTACATAAAGAAGGGACAAGCTCTGATCATAGCAGTCCAGAAAGTATCCTTCTCGAATATATAAGCAGTTGTCAAACTCTTCAATTGTTGTCACAGTATACAGCACTCAGAGGAGTTATAAATGCTGAGCACATTCATAAAGCAGAACAACAAAAAATTGAATGGTTGAGGCAGGCAAGCGAAG GGGAATCTATGATAGATTACCTGAATATGGATGACAGATCAACTGGCATGTTTTGGGCTCTGTCTTATGTGTCGGAGCCACATGCATGCGATACTGTGATCAGTTGGCTGAAATTGGGGGGAACAGAATTGCTATCAGCATCCCATCTACAGTCCAGCGATAGAATCACGATGATGCGAGAGGTTGTCCCTGTGCCAGTGTCACTCTTATCAGGGCTTTCACTACATATGCGTGTAATATTGGCCTCTCAGCTGGAAGAAACTATGTTTAGTGGGAAG GTTGTGGCCAGTATTGCATTGGTTGAAACATATGCGAGATTGTTTCTCATTGCACCCCATTCACTGTTCCGTACACATTTCTCT CATCTGACAATAAGGTATCCATCCATGTTACGTGAACCGGGTCCATCTCTTTTGCTGCTTGAACTTCTAAATTACCGATTTCTTTCACTCTACAG GTATGTAGGAAAAAATAAAACCTTGATGTATGACACAACAAAAATAATTGCTTGCCTGAAACGAAAACGCGGAGACCATCGCACTTTTAGATTGGCAGAAAACTTGTGCATTAATCTTCTTCTGTCACTAAAAGAATTTTTTGCTGCAAAGAAGGATCAGGAG GGTCCTACTGATATCACGGAAACTTTGAACCGCATAACTATCATGTCACTTGCTATCGCCATCAAAACACGTGGAGTTACTGATGCTGACCACCTTCTTCACCTTCCGCCAATGATTGAACAGATATTAGCGACCAGTCAGCATACATGGTCTGAAAAAACTCTCCGTCATTTCCCTTCTTTGCTGCGTAATAACTTGATTGGGCGCACGGATAAGCGGGGCATAGCAATACAAGCCTGGAAGCAG GCTGAAAAGACTGTGATCAATCAGTGCACCCAACTTCTTCCACCAGATGCTGATCCTTCTTATGTAGAGACTTACATTAGTCATAGTTTCCCTCAACACCGGCAATATCTTTGTGCTGGAGCGTGGATACTGATGCATGACCACCCTGAGGATATCAACAGTGCTAATCTT GCACTTGTCTTGAGAGAAATTTCCCCTGAAGAAGTTACAGCCAATATATACAATCTTGTTGACGTTATTTTTCATCACCTTCAAATGGAGCTCCAGCGTCAGCAGCCCCTGCAG GAacttttgaaaaaaacttgtgcAAACCTGGCGTATTTAATTTTCACTCATGAACTGGTGCCTCTAGATATATTGCTTCTAGCATTAATTGACCGCGATGATGATCCCCATGCTTTGAGTATTGTG GTTAGTCTACTTGAGAGTCCTGTGCTTCAAGAGAAAATAAAGGTTTACATTGATAATTGTGGGGGGCCTGAACATTGGCTTTTCTCTGGAACTTTTAAGCGTGGGGAACTGCAGAAGGCTCTTGGAAACCATTCGTCTTGGAAAGAAAG GTTTCCTCCATTCTTCGATGATATTGCTGCACGATTGCTTCCTGTCATCCCCTTAATAATCTATAGACTTATTGAGAATGAGGCCATGGATGCAGCTGATAGAGTTCTTCAGTTGTATTCCACATTTGTTCAATACTATCCTCTACACTTTACGTTTGTTCGTGATATTCTTTCATATTTCTATGATTATCTCCCAAGAAAGCTCATCCTCAGAATTTTGAATGTGCTGAATTTTAAAAAG ATCCCTTTTTCCAAGTGTTTACTTTTGCATGTCAATGCCTCAAATGCTGTGACGTCTCCCCCACTGGAGTACTTCACTGTTCTTCTCTTGGGCATCGTGAATAATGTCATTCCTCctcttaataatttaatatatggaCCTGGGGGAGATGTTCGTGTTCCAGATAACAACATACCAATGTCATCTCAGGCTGGCCCTTCATTTGCATTTAAAGGCCGGAAAGCCTTTTATCAAATTCCAGACCCTGGAACCTATGCGCAGCTAATTCTTGAAACGGCAGTGATAGAGATACTATCACTCCCTGGACCTGCATCCTATATCATCTCAACACTTGTTCAGATTGTTGTTTATAAACCACCAACTCTAATTCAAACCAGTAACTGCCTACATGGAATAAGCCCCTCCAATCTTCTATCCCAGAGTGGTTATACATCCCAGCAGTTACCCTGCATGCTAATTCAAGCTTGTGGTCTTCTATTGGCACAGCTTCCTCAAGAGTTTCATGCACAGCTTTATACTAAAGCAGCGCAAGTAATAAAAGATAGTTGGTGGTTTGTTGATGGCGCAGCCTCTACTGGGTTTGATGTTAGCTATGCTTTGCAAGATCCAACCCAGGCTTCTAATGACAATACCTGCACACCTGTTG GTAATGTGGTGTCCTTGCTCCACTCTTTCTTTAGTAACCTTCCACAGGAATGGCTAGAGGGAACAAATCTTATCATAGAACATCTCAGGCCTGTCAAATCGATTGCGGTGCTAAGAATAGTGTTCCGTATCATGAGCCCTCTGCTTCCTAGAGTGGCCAATTCCCGCAGTCTGTTCACTAAG ATGCTCTTGATGCTCTTAAATGTGCTGGTGGATGTGTTTGGGAAGGACTCACAGCCGTCGTCTCCAGTGGAAGCTGCAGATATAATAGATATCATCGACTTCCT ACATCACATCATCCTATATGAAGGGCAAGGAGGACCTGTTGAAGCGACCAGCAAACCTAGAGCAGAAACCTTGGCTATGTTTGAAAAAATGTTGGAAAAATTACGTCCAGATGTTCAGCATCTTCTTTCTCACTTGAAAACCGACGTGAATTCTTCCATTTATGCTGCTACTCATCCAGAACTGGTCCAGAATGCCatgtaa
- the LOC108202409 gene encoding mediator of RNA polymerase II transcription subunit 23 isoform X1, giving the protein MPIGLVYRNKLQKCVSANVVLPPCNEQFLVDFQQLLYQFSDQEQLRLMVESVLISLVIQCSNHAPRAEFLVYAIQRLCSIGYINFDTFLMSLLSSVTAAKSSICQGISNLHQLSCKIILNGLKFDLKPATHAEIFYHMLNWLEKWDQGQQERNESNSMRSWNPDRSAIVCLHSCLDVIWLLVEDDKGRVPFYELLRNCLPSIERLPDDMESFTIILEIHKRRDMLAMHMQMLDQHLHCPSFGTTRCIPQAMTNIATHQAKTTRYSPITYPSVFGEPLHGEELADIIGKGTLDWDRAMRCIRHAMRNTPSPDWWRRVLVLAPCYQKQPHAPAFGAVFTSEMICEAGLDRVAELLKLTNSVPDVDSWHEWLRFAELFHFLIRCGALDVYDFVDKLMARHADHQLVIKTNHVTWLLTQIQHENVLHASSTNPKKAETAASKMLSLHKEGTSSDHSSPESILLEYISSCQTLQLLSQYTALRGVINAEHIHKAEQQKIEWLRQASEGESMIDYLNMDDRSTGMFWALSYVSEPHACDTVISWLKLGGTELLSASHLQSSDRITMMREVVPVPVSLLSGLSLHMRVILASQLEETMFSGKVVASIALVETYARLFLIAPHSLFRTHFSHLTIRYPSMLREPGPSLLLLELLNYRFLSLYRYVGKNKTLMYDTTKIIACLKRKRGDHRTFRLAENLCINLLLSLKEFFAAKKDQEGPTDITETLNRITIMSLAIAIKTRGVTDADHLLHLPPMIEQILATSQHTWSEKTLRHFPSLLRNNLIGRTDKRGIAIQAWKQAEKTVINQCTQLLPPDADPSYVETYISHSFPQHRQYLCAGAWILMHDHPEDINSANLALVLREISPEEVTANIYNLVDVIFHHLQMELQRQQPLQELLKKTCANLAYLIFTHELVPLDILLLALIDRDDDPHALSIVVSLLESPVLQEKIKVYIDNCGGPEHWLFSGTFKRGELQKALGNHSSWKERFPPFFDDIAARLLPVIPLIIYRLIENEAMDAADRVLQLYSTFVQYYPLHFTFVRDILSYFYDYLPRKLILRILNVLNFKKIPFSKCLLLHVNASNAVTSPPLEYFTVLLLGIVNNVIPPLNNLIYGPGGDVRVPDNNIPMSSQAGPSFAFKGRKAFYQIPDPGTYAQLILETAVIEILSLPGPASYIISTLVQIVVYKPPTLIQTSNCLHGISPSNLLSQSGYTSQQLPCMLIQACGLLLAQLPQEFHAQLYTKAAQVIKDSWWFVDGAASTGFDVSYALQDPTQASNDNTCTPVGNVVSLLHSFFSNLPQEWLEGTNLIIEHLRPVKSIAVLRIVFRIMSPLLPRVANSRSLFTKMLLMLLNVLVDVFGKDSQPSSPVEAADIIDIIDFLHHIILYEGQGGPVEATSKPRAETLAMFEKMLEKLRPDVQHLLSHLKTDVNSSIYAATHPELVQNAM; this is encoded by the exons ATGCCGATAGGACTCGTTTACAGGAACAAATTGCAGAAATGTGTTAGCGCTAACGTGGTGCTTCCCCCTTGCAATGAGCAATTTCTTGTAGATTTTCAGCAGCTCCTGTACCAGTTTTCT GATCAGGAGCAGCTGCGGTTGATGGTAGAATCTGTTCTTATTTCTCTGGTCATTCAGTGCAGTAATCATGCTCCCCGTGCTGAATTTCTTGTATATGCTATACAAAGATTGTGCAGCATAGGTTACATTAATTTCGATACTTTTCTTATGTCACTTCTTTCTTCGGTTACCGCTGCCAAATCGTCAATTTGTCAGGGCATAAGTAATTTGCACCAATTAAgttgcaaaataatattaaatggcCTTAAATTTGACTTGAAGCCTGCCACTCATGCTGAGATTTTTTATCATATGCTGAATTGGTTGGAAAAGTGGGACCAAGGACAGCAGGAACGTAATGAGTCGAATAGTATGAGGTCCTGGAATCCTGATAGGTCCGCGATTGTATGTCTTCACAGTTGTTTAGATGTTATATGGCTATTAGTTGAAGATGACAAGGGTCGTGTGCCATTTTATGAGCTACTGCGTAATTGCTTACCATCTATAGAACGCTTACCTGATGATATGGAATCCTTCACAATCATTTTGGAGATTCATAAGAGGCGAGATATGCTGGCTATGCACATGCAAATGCTAGACCAACACCTCCACTGTCCTAGCTTTGGGACTACCCGGTGTATCCCCCAGGCCATGACAAATATAGCAACTCATCAAGCGAAAACCACAAGATATTCACCAATCACATATCCAAGTGTGTTTGGGGAGCCATTACATGGGGAG GAACTTGCTGATATTATTGGGAAGGGGACTCTAGACTGGGATAGAGCAATGCGTTGTATTAGGCATGCTATGCGTAATACTCCGTCACCTGATTGGTGGAGACGTGTGCTTGTTCTCGCTCCTTGTTATCAGAAGCAACCTCATGCTCCTGCTTTCGGTGCTGTCTTTACTAGTGAAATGATTTGCGAGGCAGGGTTAGATAGAGTTGCTGAACTTCTGAAGTTGACAAATTCAGTTCCAG ATGTAGATTCATGGCACGAGTGGCTTCGGTTTGCAGAGTTATTCCATTTTCTCATAAGGTGTGGGGCCCTAGATGTTTATGATTTTGTGGACAAGTTAATGGCACGCCATGCAGACCACCAGCTTGTTATTAAAACAAATCATGTCACATGGTTGCTGACCCAAATTCAGCATGAGAATGTCCTGCATGCTTCAAGTACAAACCCTAAAAAG gCAGAGACTGCAGCCTCGAAAATGCTGTCCTTACATAAAGAAGGGACAAGCTCTGATCATAGCAGTCCAGAAAGTATCCTTCTCGAATATATAAGCAGTTGTCAAACTCTTCAATTGTTGTCACAGTATACAGCACTCAGAGGAGTTATAAATGCTGAGCACATTCATAAAGCAGAACAACAAAAAATTGAATGGTTGAGGCAGGCAAGCGAAG GGGAATCTATGATAGATTACCTGAATATGGATGACAGATCAACTGGCATGTTTTGGGCTCTGTCTTATGTGTCGGAGCCACATGCATGCGATACTGTGATCAGTTGGCTGAAATTGGGGGGAACAGAATTGCTATCAGCATCCCATCTACAGTCCAGCGATAGAATCACGATGATGCGAGAGGTTGTCCCTGTGCCAGTGTCACTCTTATCAGGGCTTTCACTACATATGCGTGTAATATTGGCCTCTCAGCTGGAAGAAACTATGTTTAGTGGGAAG GTTGTGGCCAGTATTGCATTGGTTGAAACATATGCGAGATTGTTTCTCATTGCACCCCATTCACTGTTCCGTACACATTTCTCT CATCTGACAATAAGGTATCCATCCATGTTACGTGAACCGGGTCCATCTCTTTTGCTGCTTGAACTTCTAAATTACCGATTTCTTTCACTCTACAG GTATGTAGGAAAAAATAAAACCTTGATGTATGACACAACAAAAATAATTGCTTGCCTGAAACGAAAACGCGGAGACCATCGCACTTTTAGATTGGCAGAAAACTTGTGCATTAATCTTCTTCTGTCACTAAAAGAATTTTTTGCTGCAAAGAAGGATCAGGAG GGTCCTACTGATATCACGGAAACTTTGAACCGCATAACTATCATGTCACTTGCTATCGCCATCAAAACACGTGGAGTTACTGATGCTGACCACCTTCTTCACCTTCCGCCAATGATTGAACAGATATTAGCGACCAGTCAGCATACATGGTCTGAAAAAACTCTCCGTCATTTCCCTTCTTTGCTGCGTAATAACTTGATTGGGCGCACGGATAAGCGGGGCATAGCAATACAAGCCTGGAAGCAG GCTGAAAAGACTGTGATCAATCAGTGCACCCAACTTCTTCCACCAGATGCTGATCCTTCTTATGTAGAGACTTACATTAGTCATAGTTTCCCTCAACACCGGCAATATCTTTGTGCTGGAGCGTGGATACTGATGCATGACCACCCTGAGGATATCAACAGTGCTAATCTT GCACTTGTCTTGAGAGAAATTTCCCCTGAAGAAGTTACAGCCAATATATACAATCTTGTTGACGTTATTTTTCATCACCTTCAAATGGAGCTCCAGCGTCAGCAGCCCCTGCAG GAacttttgaaaaaaacttgtgcAAACCTGGCGTATTTAATTTTCACTCATGAACTGGTGCCTCTAGATATATTGCTTCTAGCATTAATTGACCGCGATGATGATCCCCATGCTTTGAGTATTGTG GTTAGTCTACTTGAGAGTCCTGTGCTTCAAGAGAAAATAAAGGTTTACATTGATAATTGTGGGGGGCCTGAACATTGGCTTTTCTCTGGAACTTTTAAGCGTGGGGAACTGCAGAAGGCTCTTGGAAACCATTCGTCTTGGAAAGAAAG GTTTCCTCCATTCTTCGATGATATTGCTGCACGATTGCTTCCTGTCATCCCCTTAATAATCTATAGACTTATTGAGAATGAGGCCATGGATGCAGCTGATAGAGTTCTTCAGTTGTATTCCACATTTGTTCAATACTATCCTCTACACTTTACGTTTGTTCGTGATATTCTTTCATATTTCTATGATTATCTCCCAAGAAAGCTCATCCTCAGAATTTTGAATGTGCTGAATTTTAAAAAG ATCCCTTTTTCCAAGTGTTTACTTTTGCATGTCAATGCCTCAAATGCTGTGACGTCTCCCCCACTGGAGTACTTCACTGTTCTTCTCTTGGGCATCGTGAATAATGTCATTCCTCctcttaataatttaatatatggaCCTGGGGGAGATGTTCGTGTTCCAGATAACAACATACCAATGTCATCTCAGGCTGGCCCTTCATTTGCATTTAAAGGCCGGAAAGCCTTTTATCAAATTCCAGACCCTGGAACCTATGCGCAGCTAATTCTTGAAACGGCAGTGATAGAGATACTATCACTCCCTGGACCTGCATCCTATATCATCTCAACACTTGTTCAGATTGTTGTTTATAAACCACCAACTCTAATTCAAACCAGTAACTGCCTACATGGAATAAGCCCCTCCAATCTTCTATCCCAGAGTGGTTATACATCCCAGCAGTTACCCTGCATGCTAATTCAAGCTTGTGGTCTTCTATTGGCACAGCTTCCTCAAGAGTTTCATGCACAGCTTTATACTAAAGCAGCGCAAGTAATAAAAGATAGTTGGTGGTTTGTTGATGGCGCAGCCTCTACTGGGTTTGATGTTAGCTATGCTTTGCAAGATCCAACCCAGGCTTCTAATGACAATACCTGCACACCTGTTG GTAATGTGGTGTCCTTGCTCCACTCTTTCTTTAGTAACCTTCCACAGGAATGGCTAGAGGGAACAAATCTTATCATAGAACATCTCAGGCCTGTCAAATCGATTGCGGTGCTAAGAATAGTGTTCCGTATCATGAGCCCTCTGCTTCCTAGAGTGGCCAATTCCCGCAGTCTGTTCACTAAG ATGCTCTTGATGCTCTTAAATGTGCTGGTGGATGTGTTTGGGAAGGACTCACAGCCGTCGTCTCCAGTGGAAGCTGCAGATATAATAGATATCATCGACTTCCT ACATCACATCATCCTATATGAAGGGCAAGGAGGACCTGTTGAAGCGACCAGCAAACCTAGAGCAGAAACCTTGGCTATGTTTGAAAAAATGTTGGAAAAATTACGTCCAGATGTTCAGCATCTTCTTTCTCACTTGAAAACCGACGTGAATTCTTCCATTTATGCTGCTACTCATCCAGAACTGGTCCAGAATGCCatgtaa